A single region of the Alteriqipengyuania flavescens genome encodes:
- a CDS encoding aminopeptidase P family protein, whose translation MLMKTPDEQTLAARLKALREELAKRGLDGFIVPISDEHMSEYVGDYAQRLEWISGFAGSAGSALVMQDRAVMFTDGRYTIQVREQVDPAHWEYESVPQTSIAKWLKENAKDGARIGYDAWLHDRGFAKAVHAVLQAKGGEIVEVDGNPIDAVWDDRPAPSPAKALPYETELAGRSSAEKRAEIAEWLKAEKLDATVISALDSVAWLLNLRGEDVTHTPVTLSYVIAHADGTADFFIAGEKVSPELTQHLGNAVRIRERMDFEGALKDMKGKRVAVDPALSVAAIPQALEEGGAVVVAERDPTIVPKARKNAVEQQGQRDAQIRDGAAIAKYLHYLSVEGPKGELDELKAAAQLLAFRKEYPDLKDISFDTISAAGPHAALPHYRVDENSNLPIEPNSVFLCDSGGQYPDGTTDITRTVWIGPDAPPAEVVDRFTRVLKGHIALARQVFPDGTTGGQLDVLARMHLWQAGLDYAHGTGHGVGAYLAVHEGPQRIAKPAGGQAGTGEPLRSGMICSNEPGFYKAGEYGIRIENLVIIQPSDKSGDFGDFLEFETTTFAPIDRTLVDAEMLTSEERDWWNAYHARTRELLAPQLEGDVLAWLEDACQPI comes from the coding sequence ATGCTGATGAAGACCCCCGACGAACAGACTCTCGCCGCCCGCCTCAAGGCCCTGCGCGAAGAGCTGGCGAAACGCGGGCTCGACGGCTTCATCGTCCCCATTTCCGACGAGCACATGAGCGAATACGTCGGCGATTATGCCCAGCGGCTGGAATGGATTTCCGGCTTCGCGGGCAGCGCCGGCAGCGCGCTGGTGATGCAGGACCGCGCGGTGATGTTCACCGACGGCCGCTACACGATCCAGGTGCGCGAGCAGGTCGATCCCGCGCATTGGGAATACGAAAGCGTGCCGCAGACCAGCATCGCGAAGTGGCTTAAGGAAAACGCGAAGGACGGCGCGCGCATCGGCTACGACGCGTGGCTGCACGACCGCGGCTTTGCGAAAGCGGTGCACGCCGTGCTGCAGGCCAAGGGCGGCGAGATCGTGGAAGTGGACGGCAATCCCATCGACGCCGTGTGGGACGATCGCCCCGCCCCCTCCCCGGCCAAGGCCCTGCCCTATGAGACAGAGCTGGCCGGCCGCTCCAGCGCCGAAAAGCGCGCCGAGATCGCCGAATGGCTGAAAGCCGAGAAGCTGGATGCGACCGTCATCTCCGCGCTCGACAGCGTTGCCTGGCTGCTCAACCTGCGCGGCGAGGACGTGACGCACACGCCCGTCACCCTGTCCTACGTCATCGCCCATGCGGACGGCACGGCGGACTTCTTCATCGCCGGCGAGAAGGTCTCGCCCGAACTGACCCAGCACCTGGGCAACGCTGTGCGCATCCGCGAGCGGATGGATTTCGAAGGCGCGCTGAAAGACATGAAGGGCAAGCGCGTCGCCGTGGACCCCGCCCTCTCGGTCGCCGCGATCCCGCAGGCGCTGGAAGAAGGTGGCGCGGTCGTGGTGGCGGAGCGCGACCCAACCATCGTGCCCAAGGCGCGCAAGAACGCCGTCGAGCAGCAGGGCCAGCGCGACGCGCAGATCCGCGACGGTGCGGCGATTGCCAAGTACCTCCATTACCTTTCAGTCGAGGGTCCGAAGGGCGAGCTCGACGAGCTGAAGGCCGCCGCGCAGCTGCTCGCCTTCCGCAAGGAATATCCGGACCTAAAAGACATCAGCTTCGACACGATCTCCGCCGCCGGACCGCACGCCGCCCTGCCGCATTACCGGGTGGACGAGAATTCCAACCTTCCGATCGAGCCGAACAGCGTCTTCCTGTGCGATTCTGGCGGCCAGTATCCGGACGGCACCACCGACATCACCCGCACCGTGTGGATCGGCCCCGATGCGCCGCCCGCCGAAGTGGTCGACCGCTTCACCCGTGTGCTCAAGGGGCACATCGCGCTTGCCCGGCAGGTCTTCCCCGATGGCACGACCGGCGGCCAGCTCGACGTGCTGGCCCGGATGCACCTGTGGCAGGCCGGCCTCGACTATGCCCACGGCACCGGCCACGGCGTCGGCGCCTATCTCGCCGTCCACGAAGGGCCGCAGCGCATTGCCAAGCCCGCGGGCGGGCAGGCTGGAACCGGCGAGCCGCTGCGCAGCGGCATGATCTGTTCGAACGAGCCCGGCTTCTACAAGGCCGGCGAATACGGCATCCGGATCGAAAACCTCGTCATCATCCAGCCGAGCGACAAGAGCGGCGATTTCGGCGATTTCCTGGAATTCGAGACCACGACCTTCGCCCCGATCGACCGCACGCTGGTCGATGCAGAAATGCTCACTTCGGAAGAGCGTGACTGGTGGAACGCCTATCACGCGCGGACCCGCGAGCTGCTCGCGCCCCAGCTCGAAGGCGATGTGCTGGCTTGGCTGGAGGATGCCTGCCAGCCGATCTGA
- a CDS encoding VOC family protein, translating into MIGYVTLGTNDLQGSAPFYDAIAKELGVGRMMDFDTFIAWGGMDGKPGVALTQPFDGNEASVGNGTMVALECSGPEQVRKLHSIALNAGGTDEGAPGPRGDADEGGNFFYAAYFRDRDGNKLNAFCMTKERN; encoded by the coding sequence ATGATCGGTTACGTCACACTGGGCACCAACGATTTGCAGGGTAGCGCGCCCTTTTACGATGCCATTGCGAAAGAGCTGGGCGTCGGAAGGATGATGGATTTCGACACGTTCATCGCCTGGGGCGGCATGGACGGTAAACCGGGCGTCGCACTGACCCAGCCGTTCGATGGAAACGAGGCGAGCGTCGGCAACGGCACGATGGTGGCGCTGGAATGCAGCGGGCCGGAACAGGTGCGCAAACTGCACTCTATCGCGCTCAACGCCGGCGGCACGGACGAAGGTGCCCCGGGTCCGCGCGGCGATGCGGACGAGGGCGGGAATTTCTTCTACGCCGCCTATTTCCGCGACCGCGACGGCAACAAGCTCAACGCGTTCTGTATGACGAAGGAAAGGAACTGA
- a CDS encoding cupin domain-containing protein has protein sequence MAKTHKLRDEFIHLGLGATAVPQSPFAGMEWYEAYGERHGADGAEGRLVSMHRFTEDWDSWEVHPAGSEVVICIEGAMVLTQEWPDGRTGQVTLAAGEYAINEPGVWHTADVAESATAIFITSGLGTEHRPR, from the coding sequence ATGGCCAAGACGCACAAGCTCAGGGACGAATTCATCCACCTCGGCCTTGGCGCCACAGCCGTGCCGCAGTCACCCTTCGCGGGGATGGAGTGGTACGAGGCCTATGGCGAGCGGCATGGCGCGGACGGGGCCGAAGGCAGGCTGGTCTCAATGCATCGCTTCACCGAGGATTGGGACAGCTGGGAAGTCCATCCCGCCGGTAGCGAAGTGGTAATCTGCATCGAAGGCGCAATGGTTCTGACGCAGGAATGGCCCGACGGACGCACCGGACAGGTTACGCTGGCCGCCGGCGAATACGCGATCAACGAGCCCGGCGTGTGGCACACCGCCGACGTGGCCGAAAGCGCCACGGCGATCTTCATCACCTCCGGCCTCGGCACGGAGCATCGGCCCCGGTAG
- a CDS encoding EF-hand domain-containing protein, translating into MKRLTIAISTAALLAGGAAYAQSADRNADTTRAEAIERTAERFAKMDANDDGVLDAEDREARAGQMFDRLDANGDGMISRTEFETHHAERREQRAERRGERGERQEREWGRRGGRGHRGDMAMMRRADTDGNGAISQAEFQAAALARFDRADADNNGVVTAAEKQSARAAMRETRQQRRGN; encoded by the coding sequence ATGAAGAGACTGACCATCGCAATCTCCACCGCCGCCCTGCTGGCCGGCGGCGCCGCCTACGCCCAGAGCGCAGACCGCAACGCCGACACGACCCGCGCCGAAGCGATCGAGCGCACCGCAGAACGGTTCGCCAAGATGGACGCCAACGATGACGGCGTGCTCGATGCCGAAGACCGCGAAGCGCGCGCCGGACAGATGTTCGACCGCCTCGACGCGAACGGCGACGGCATGATCAGCCGCACCGAGTTCGAAACGCACCATGCGGAGCGCCGCGAACAGCGCGCCGAACGTCGCGGTGAACGTGGCGAGCGCCAGGAACGTGAATGGGGTCGGCGCGGAGGCCGCGGCCATCGCGGCGACATGGCGATGATGCGCCGCGCCGACACCGACGGCAACGGCGCGATCTCGCAGGCCGAATTCCAAGCCGCCGCCCTCGCCCGCTTCGACCGCGCGGATGCCGACAACAATGGCGTCGTCACCGCGGCCGAGAAGCAGTCCGCCCGCGCCGCGATGCGCGAAACGCGCCAGCAGCGCCGCGGCAATTGA
- a CDS encoding response regulator — MSEDAPVRVLLVDDERTLREPLAEYLTGQGFVVTEADSAAAARSRLLEGRADIALVDIMMPGEDGLSLTRHLVEAQDLPTILLTAKGEATDRIVGLEIGADDYVTKPFEPRELVARIRSVLRRAGRSAEDAYPGETARYEFEGWQLDPLKQRLTDPDGATVPISTTEFRLLTVLLDHPRQVMHRDRLLEMVKGREAHAFDRAVDNQVSRLRRKIEADPKDPKLIQTVWGGGYRLAAEVRRVAGPKD, encoded by the coding sequence TTGAGCGAAGACGCACCCGTCCGGGTCCTGCTCGTCGATGACGAGCGGACCCTGCGCGAACCCCTGGCCGAGTATCTCACCGGCCAGGGGTTTGTCGTGACCGAGGCGGACAGCGCCGCCGCTGCCCGCTCGCGCCTGCTGGAAGGGCGCGCCGACATCGCGCTGGTCGATATCATGATGCCCGGCGAGGACGGTCTGTCGCTGACGCGGCACCTGGTCGAAGCGCAGGACCTGCCGACCATATTGCTGACCGCCAAGGGCGAAGCGACCGACCGCATCGTCGGGCTGGAAATCGGCGCGGACGATTATGTCACCAAGCCGTTCGAGCCGCGCGAGCTTGTCGCCCGCATCCGCTCGGTCCTCCGCCGCGCGGGGCGCAGCGCAGAGGATGCCTATCCCGGCGAGACGGCGCGTTACGAATTCGAAGGCTGGCAGCTCGATCCGCTGAAACAGCGCCTGACCGATCCGGACGGCGCGACCGTACCGATCAGCACGACCGAATTCCGCCTCCTCACCGTCCTCCTCGACCATCCGCGCCAGGTCATGCACCGCGACCGGCTGCTCGAAATGGTCAAAGGGCGCGAGGCCCATGCCTTCGACCGCGCGGTCGACAACCAGGTCAGCCGCCTGCGCCGCAAGATCGAGGCAGACCCGAAGGATCCGAAGCTGATCCAGACGGTGTGGGGCGGCGGCTATCGACTTGCCGCCGAAGTCCGCCGTGTGGCTGGACCGAAGGACTGA
- a CDS encoding sensor histidine kinase → MRLWPRSLLGQMLLAVALALLVAQSISVVLQYRAAQERAADLVATTVAVRLAERVGSERIGDERPQRFERRRGRGSDRGLRRFAIIETAAPELPDAPRLPRLENAVRDSLDGQAIAVTELRAQIVETTADPLARRFLQDRPRLAARRPLPGRLAVISILPQGSAMWLQARVPVPERPDGALGAILLQTLLLYLVLIGILWLVLRRIVGPLRGLTARVEDFARSQSAAAPLEPAGPDESRRLIAAHNALESRIVALLDEKDVMLGAIGHDLKTPLAALRVRIESVENEAARAKMVASIEDIARSLDDILTLARVGRPTDAAERIELSALAAALVEEYEDMGEPVTLGETARMAAPAHATWLRRALRNLVGNGLRYAENVRLSLVREGNEAVFTVSDDGPGIPDKDMVAMLEPFRRGEMSRNRDTGGAGLGLTLARAIAQQHGGTLTLANRAATDEMPSGLDARLRIPL, encoded by the coding sequence GTGCGCCTGTGGCCCCGCAGTCTGCTCGGCCAGATGCTGCTCGCCGTGGCGCTGGCGCTGCTGGTGGCGCAGTCAATCTCGGTCGTCCTGCAGTATCGCGCGGCGCAAGAGCGCGCCGCCGACCTCGTCGCCACCACCGTGGCCGTGCGTCTGGCTGAGCGAGTGGGGTCCGAGCGGATCGGCGACGAGCGCCCCCAGCGTTTCGAACGCCGCCGCGGGCGCGGATCGGATCGCGGGTTGCGCCGGTTCGCGATCATCGAAACGGCCGCGCCGGAGTTGCCCGACGCGCCGCGTCTGCCACGCCTCGAAAACGCCGTCCGCGACAGTCTCGACGGGCAGGCCATCGCCGTCACCGAGCTGCGCGCGCAGATCGTTGAAACCACCGCCGACCCGCTCGCGCGCCGGTTCCTCCAGGACCGCCCGCGCCTTGCCGCCCGGCGCCCGCTGCCCGGGCGGCTCGCTGTCATTTCCATCCTGCCGCAGGGCAGCGCCATGTGGCTGCAGGCCCGCGTCCCCGTGCCCGAACGGCCGGACGGCGCGCTGGGGGCGATCCTGCTCCAGACCCTCCTCCTCTACCTCGTCCTCATCGGTATCCTGTGGCTGGTCCTGCGCCGCATCGTCGGTCCCTTGCGCGGCCTCACGGCCCGGGTGGAGGATTTCGCCCGTAGCCAGTCCGCCGCCGCGCCGCTGGAACCCGCCGGGCCGGACGAGAGCCGCCGCCTGATCGCCGCGCATAATGCGCTGGAAAGCCGGATCGTCGCCCTGCTCGACGAGAAGGACGTGATGCTCGGCGCGATTGGCCACGACCTCAAGACTCCGCTCGCCGCGCTGCGCGTCCGCATCGAAAGCGTCGAGAACGAGGCTGCGCGCGCCAAGATGGTCGCCAGTATCGAGGATATCGCCCGGTCGCTCGACGACATACTGACGCTGGCGCGCGTGGGCCGGCCGACCGACGCGGCGGAGCGGATCGAACTGTCCGCCCTCGCCGCCGCGCTGGTCGAGGAATATGAGGATATGGGCGAGCCCGTGACACTGGGCGAAACCGCGCGCATGGCCGCCCCGGCGCATGCCACGTGGCTCAGGCGGGCGCTGCGCAACCTCGTCGGCAATGGCCTGCGCTATGCCGAAAATGTGCGGCTGTCGCTCGTCCGCGAAGGCAACGAGGCAGTCTTCACCGTGTCCGACGACGGGCCCGGCATCCCCGATAAGGACATGGTCGCGATGCTGGAACCCTTCCGCCGCGGCGAAATGTCGCGCAACCGCGACACGGGCGGCGCGGGCCTGGGCCTCACCCTGGCGCGTGCCATCGCGCAGCAGCACGGCGGAACGCTGACGCTCGCCAACCGCGCCGCGACCGACGAAATGCCGTCCGGGCTCGACGCACGGCTTCGCATCCCGCTGTAA
- a CDS encoding M1 family metallopeptidase, whose product MRISLIALSSALALSACATVPAQTASPAMPEAAGPQPLSASIPSDLPRGAAPSHYRIHIVPDIANLTFAGRGSIELEVFEPIDALVLHANDLEITEARLYNHAGGTRSDFSQAFDAEKQTVSFSDGTIIQPGRYRFDTVYTGTINQQANGLFALDYPDKRTGEPTRSLFTQFEAPDARRFAPMFDEPSYKATFDLSADVPANMMAVGNMPVKSEEPMGALKRVTFDTSPKMSSYLLFFALGDFERITDTAADGTVTGIVSPAGSGEQARYALESLTPLNGWFNDYFGVDYPLPKLDNVAAPGSSQFFGAMENWGSILTFESILLFDPANSTASTRQSIYAVQAHEVAHQWFGNIVTMAWWDDLWLNEGFASWMETKTTARFNPDWYPLLGRVGARESAMRLDAFPTTHPVIQEIRTVEQTNQAFDQITYSKGEAVISMFEAFAGEDVWRDGIRRYMARHQYGNTVSEDLWRAVEEAGATGLVDVARDFTTKAGIPLVTLNSATCSGGKTTLAVSQGEYRRGDWSGVTEAAPDWRIPLLISIDGAAPQRRVFGEQSATYTLDGCGTVELNAGQLGYFRTLYPAAEQAKLAASMRRQEPIDQLGMIADAQALGVGGYQGYAPALDLLAAMPVDANPVVLQTTAGDWGGYHGLLKSGGQDEAAAKLAGLIRTRFRPVLDSLGYEPSPDETIPESNLRSTLLGIMAAAGDESVQAEASRRFALLASDPAALDGPLKSRWLGIVASKATPEQWELLLKLASESTNTAEQRTYYNLLGAAEDEALARRTLQLALSGEVPLTVAAQLAGSVAQSNGDLAANFVLDNRATIDALVDNSGRSGFYARLFYGARDPATIARIEAYRDSLSSDAQRPVNQALDAIAERQAGQPRAIAEVAAWVMAQ is encoded by the coding sequence ATGCGTATATCCTTGATCGCCCTTTCGAGCGCGCTGGCACTGTCGGCGTGCGCCACCGTTCCCGCCCAAACCGCCTCCCCGGCGATGCCCGAGGCGGCCGGCCCGCAGCCGCTTTCCGCCAGCATCCCCAGCGACCTGCCGCGCGGCGCGGCGCCCAGCCACTATCGCATCCACATCGTGCCCGACATCGCCAACCTGACCTTTGCCGGGCGCGGTTCGATCGAACTGGAAGTGTTCGAGCCGATCGACGCGCTGGTCCTCCACGCTAACGACCTCGAGATTACCGAGGCTCGGCTTTACAACCACGCGGGCGGCACGCGGTCGGACTTCAGCCAAGCGTTCGATGCCGAAAAGCAGACCGTCAGCTTCTCCGACGGCACGATAATCCAGCCGGGGCGCTATCGCTTCGACACGGTTTACACCGGCACGATCAACCAGCAGGCGAACGGCCTGTTCGCGCTCGATTACCCGGACAAGCGGACGGGCGAGCCGACGCGCAGCCTGTTCACCCAGTTCGAAGCGCCCGACGCGCGCCGCTTCGCCCCGATGTTCGACGAGCCGAGCTACAAGGCGACGTTCGACCTCTCCGCCGATGTGCCCGCGAACATGATGGCGGTCGGCAACATGCCGGTGAAATCGGAAGAACCGATGGGCGCGCTGAAACGCGTCACGTTCGACACCAGCCCGAAGATGTCGAGCTACCTGCTGTTCTTCGCGCTGGGCGACTTCGAACGGATCACGGACACCGCCGCCGACGGGACCGTCACCGGCATCGTTTCGCCTGCGGGCAGCGGCGAACAGGCGCGCTACGCCCTGGAATCGCTGACCCCGCTCAACGGCTGGTTCAACGACTATTTCGGCGTCGACTACCCGCTGCCCAAGCTCGATAACGTCGCCGCGCCCGGCAGCAGCCAGTTCTTCGGCGCAATGGAGAACTGGGGCAGCATCCTGACCTTCGAAAGCATCCTGCTGTTCGATCCGGCCAATTCCACCGCCTCCACCAGGCAGTCGATCTACGCCGTCCAGGCGCACGAGGTCGCGCACCAGTGGTTCGGCAACATCGTCACCATGGCGTGGTGGGACGATTTGTGGCTGAACGAAGGCTTCGCCAGCTGGATGGAAACCAAGACCACGGCGCGTTTCAATCCGGACTGGTACCCGCTGCTGGGCCGGGTCGGCGCGCGGGAAAGCGCCATGCGGCTCGACGCCTTTCCCACCACCCACCCGGTGATCCAGGAAATCCGCACGGTCGAACAGACCAACCAGGCCTTCGACCAGATCACCTATTCGAAGGGCGAGGCGGTGATTTCCATGTTCGAAGCCTTTGCCGGCGAGGACGTGTGGCGCGACGGTATCCGCCGCTACATGGCACGCCACCAGTATGGCAACACGGTGAGCGAGGACCTGTGGCGCGCGGTGGAGGAAGCGGGCGCGACCGGCCTGGTCGATGTCGCGCGCGATTTCACCACCAAGGCCGGCATTCCGCTGGTGACGCTGAACAGCGCCACCTGCAGCGGCGGCAAGACCACGCTGGCGGTCAGCCAGGGCGAATACCGCCGCGGCGACTGGTCGGGCGTGACCGAGGCTGCACCGGACTGGCGCATCCCGCTGCTGATTTCCATCGACGGCGCCGCGCCGCAGCGCCGCGTGTTCGGCGAACAAAGCGCGACCTACACGCTCGACGGGTGCGGCACGGTGGAACTCAACGCCGGCCAGCTCGGCTATTTCCGCACGCTCTACCCCGCCGCCGAGCAGGCGAAGCTGGCGGCTTCGATGCGGCGGCAGGAACCCATCGACCAGCTCGGGATGATTGCCGATGCGCAGGCGCTGGGGGTCGGCGGTTACCAGGGCTACGCCCCCGCGCTCGACCTGCTGGCCGCCATGCCGGTCGATGCCAATCCGGTCGTTCTCCAGACCACGGCGGGCGACTGGGGCGGCTATCACGGCTTGCTCAAGAGTGGCGGGCAGGACGAAGCGGCTGCCAAGCTGGCGGGCCTGATCCGCACCCGTTTCCGCCCGGTGCTCGATTCGCTCGGTTACGAACCGTCGCCCGATGAAACGATCCCGGAATCGAACCTGCGCTCCACCCTGCTCGGGATCATGGCCGCGGCCGGCGACGAAAGCGTGCAGGCGGAAGCCAGCCGGCGCTTCGCCCTGCTCGCATCGGACCCCGCCGCGCTCGACGGCCCGCTCAAGTCGCGCTGGCTGGGCATCGTCGCCAGCAAGGCAACGCCGGAGCAGTGGGAACTGCTGCTCAAGCTGGCGAGCGAAAGCACCAACACCGCCGAGCAGCGCACCTACTACAACCTGCTCGGCGCGGCGGAGGACGAGGCGCTGGCGCGGCGCACGCTGCAACTGGCGCTCAGCGGTGAAGTGCCGCTGACGGTGGCTGCGCAGCTCGCCGGATCGGTGGCGCAGAGCAACGGCGACCTCGCCGCAAACTTCGTGCTCGACAACCGGGCGACGATCGACGCGCTGGTCGACAACAGCGGGCGCTCCGGCTTCTACGCCCGCCTGTTCTACGGCGCGCGCGATCCGGCCACCATCGCCCGGATCG